A single region of the Bacillus cereus genome encodes:
- a CDS encoding lactonase family protein, producing the protein MKMKDNKEFIGYVGTYTKENSEGIYKFTLDTEAKKISNVTLAAKLDNPTYVTINRNNEYLYSVVKEGENGGVATYSIESHTGELKAGNRQVVEGASPCHVSVDSGNHTVVTANYHKGTIESFVVNEENGTVNPAASIMTHKGSGPNKERQEKPHAHYAGYTPDEKYVVGVDLGIDKLITYEIKDSTLTEVNSLSVNPGSGPRHITFHPNGKYAYVMTELSSEVIVLTYNPSEGAFTELQYISTIPEEFDGNSQGSAIHISSDGRFVYAGNRGHNSIAVFSVDQNSGQLTFVEHTSTEGNWPRDFVLDPTEKFLVVTNEKSHNLVLFSRNESTGKLTLLQPDVVVPEPVCVKFLNV; encoded by the coding sequence ATGAAAATGAAGGATAACAAAGAGTTTATTGGATATGTTGGAACATACACGAAAGAAAATAGTGAAGGAATATATAAGTTTACGTTAGACACGGAAGCGAAAAAAATTAGTAATGTAACACTTGCGGCCAAGCTGGATAACCCTACATATGTAACGATTAATCGAAATAATGAATATCTCTATTCTGTTGTTAAGGAAGGAGAAAATGGCGGAGTAGCTACTTATTCGATTGAAAGTCATACTGGAGAACTAAAGGCGGGAAATAGACAAGTAGTAGAAGGTGCTTCTCCTTGTCATGTGAGTGTTGATAGTGGAAATCATACGGTAGTTACAGCGAATTATCATAAAGGAACGATTGAGTCTTTCGTAGTAAATGAAGAAAATGGAACTGTAAATCCTGCCGCATCTATTATGACGCATAAAGGTTCAGGTCCGAATAAGGAAAGGCAAGAAAAACCACATGCGCATTACGCGGGATATACTCCTGATGAAAAATATGTGGTGGGTGTTGATTTAGGGATAGATAAATTAATTACGTATGAAATAAAAGATAGTACATTAACAGAAGTGAATAGTTTATCTGTAAATCCAGGGAGTGGTCCGAGACATATTACTTTTCATCCGAATGGAAAGTATGCGTATGTGATGACTGAGCTTAGTTCAGAGGTTATTGTGTTAACATATAACCCGTCAGAAGGGGCCTTTACAGAGTTGCAGTATATTTCTACTATTCCAGAAGAATTTGATGGGAATAGTCAAGGAAGTGCGATTCATATTTCTTCTGACGGCCGGTTTGTATATGCAGGTAATCGTGGTCATAATAGTATCGCTGTTTTCAGCGTGGATCAAAATTCAGGTCAGCTTACATTTGTTGAACATACATCTACAGAAGGAAATTGGCCGAGGGACTTTGTATTAGATCCTACTGAAAAGTTCCTTGTTGTGACAAATGAAAAGTCACATAATCTTGTACTATTTTCAAGAAATGAATCTACAGGAAAGTTAACACTTTTACAACCTGATGTTGTTGTACCAGAGCCTGTGTGTGTTAAATTTTTAAATGTGTAA
- a CDS encoding class I SAM-dependent methyltransferase → MEQKKCRFCHSLLTNTFLDLGVSPLANSFVAPENSYKMEPFYPLHTFVCNSCLLVQLDEFESPHNIFHDYLYFSSYSSSWLLHAKQYVEMAIKRFNLTNHSKVIEIASNDGYLLQYFQKEHIETLGIEPAKNVAEIAIQKGIPTEVNFFSNDLAKKLPQADLIIANNVLAHVPNLHDFVAGLKTLLKQDGTITIEFPHLLNLISFKQFDTIYHEHFSYFSLISLQKVLAHHHLQIVDVEELSTHGGSLRIFINHHSDSSTIHSNVTNLIQKEVDHGLDTLDCYLLFSKQVEQLKIDILKFFIEAKTLNKQVIGYGAPAKGNTLLNYCGIGKEFLAYTVDKNPHKQDLLLPGTRIPVKSPEEIQHTKPDYILILPWNLKEEIMKECSFIHEWGGKFLVTIPEVGVIEP, encoded by the coding sequence ATGGAACAGAAAAAATGCCGTTTTTGCCACTCATTACTAACAAATACTTTTTTAGATTTAGGAGTTTCCCCTCTCGCTAACTCATTTGTAGCTCCTGAAAACTCATATAAAATGGAACCATTTTATCCGCTGCACACATTTGTTTGTAACTCTTGTTTGCTTGTACAATTAGATGAATTTGAATCTCCGCACAATATTTTTCATGACTATTTATACTTCAGTTCTTACTCATCAAGCTGGCTACTACATGCTAAGCAATACGTAGAAATGGCAATTAAGCGTTTTAACTTAACAAACCATTCAAAAGTGATTGAAATTGCGAGTAACGACGGGTATTTATTACAATACTTTCAAAAAGAACATATCGAAACGTTAGGAATTGAACCAGCAAAAAATGTAGCAGAAATCGCTATCCAAAAAGGAATCCCTACTGAAGTGAATTTTTTCAGCAACGACTTAGCAAAAAAATTACCACAAGCCGATTTAATCATCGCAAATAACGTATTAGCACACGTTCCGAACTTGCATGATTTTGTCGCCGGTTTAAAAACGTTATTAAAACAAGATGGCACGATAACAATTGAATTCCCGCACTTATTAAATCTCATATCATTTAAACAGTTTGATACGATCTACCATGAGCATTTCTCCTATTTCTCACTTATAAGTCTTCAAAAAGTTTTAGCTCATCATCATTTACAAATTGTTGATGTAGAAGAGCTTTCAACGCACGGTGGTTCATTGCGTATTTTTATAAACCATCATAGTGACTCATCCACTATCCATTCCAATGTTACAAACTTAATCCAAAAAGAAGTAGATCACGGGCTAGATACATTAGATTGCTATCTCCTTTTTTCTAAACAAGTGGAGCAATTGAAAATAGATATTTTGAAATTTTTTATCGAAGCAAAAACTTTAAACAAACAGGTTATCGGCTACGGAGCTCCCGCTAAAGGAAACACCCTTTTAAATTATTGTGGAATCGGAAAAGAATTCCTAGCTTATACGGTAGACAAAAATCCCCATAAACAAGATCTCCTTTTACCAGGAACTCGTATCCCTGTAAAATCTCCAGAAGAAATTCAGCACACTAAACCTGATTATATTCTCATATTACCTTGGAATTTAAAGGAGGAAATTATGAAAGAATGCTCCTTCATCCATGAATGGGGCGGCAAATTTTTAGTGACGATTCCAGAAGTTGGGGTAATTGAGCCATGA
- a CDS encoding MerR family transcriptional regulator, whose product MYRIGQLALMAHVSKRTIDYYTNLGILKAERSQSNYRYYDETAFETLQFIEKCKEMHMPLCEIKERIEEKKKLLGINEHVSKHVNDVTDHIHRLEAELTELKPLLDELTDSQREKISKSLSGQTTALIQTLALLL is encoded by the coding sequence GTGTATCGAATCGGACAGTTGGCTCTCATGGCTCACGTGTCGAAACGAACGATTGATTATTATACGAATCTAGGTATCTTAAAAGCGGAGCGATCTCAATCTAATTATCGCTATTACGACGAAACAGCATTTGAGACATTACAATTTATTGAGAAGTGCAAAGAAATGCATATGCCGCTTTGTGAGATTAAAGAGAGAATCGAGGAGAAGAAAAAGCTGCTCGGTATCAATGAACACGTTTCGAAACATGTGAATGATGTGACAGACCATATTCATAGATTAGAAGCAGAACTAACGGAGTTAAAGCCTCTTTTAGATGAATTGACTGATTCACAACGTGAAAAAATATCGAAATCTTTATCAGGTCAAACGACAGCTTTAATACAGACACTTGCTCTATTATTATAG
- a CDS encoding DUF1272 domain-containing protein translates to MALEMKTNCQICDHSLQPDSEAYICVYECTFCAPCTEERQNVCPNCGGELVRRPKKK, encoded by the coding sequence ATGGCACTCGAAATGAAAACAAACTGTCAAATTTGCGATCATTCCCTTCAGCCCGATTCTGAAGCATACATATGCGTGTATGAATGTACATTTTGTGCACCATGTACAGAGGAAAGACAAAACGTTTGCCCGAATTGTGGCGGCGAGTTAGTACGTAGACCGAAAAAGAAATAA
- a CDS encoding glycosyltransferase family 2 protein — translation MTTTIISHFYNEEYLLPWWLMHHTKIFDHGILINRGSTDRSVEICKLFAPHWEVRNSRFIEFDPTNTDIEVMGIEREVSGWKIVLNTTEFFCCNNAEEFFSSLHTLGQNMYAIRMILMIDSHTYNYSKPRYSIPLVEQRHHGVFPYNPKLGCAWRFIHNHLDGAYLPGRHYSRHGNIVYNYPSFILKFYFSPWNEQSKARKLQITPTLSKMGVQMGLQTHYGQSPEELETRFLELNNVTQDLRNNPEYQELFPKFKP, via the coding sequence ATTACCACGACTATTATTTCTCATTTTTATAACGAAGAATATTTGCTTCCTTGGTGGCTTATGCACCATACAAAAATATTCGATCACGGTATATTAATTAATAGAGGCTCCACTGATCGTTCCGTTGAGATTTGTAAATTATTCGCACCCCATTGGGAAGTACGAAATTCAAGATTTATTGAGTTTGATCCAACAAATACTGACATTGAAGTGATGGGAATTGAAAGAGAAGTTTCAGGTTGGAAAATCGTTTTAAATACTACGGAATTCTTTTGTTGTAATAATGCAGAAGAGTTTTTCTCATCCCTTCATACACTAGGGCAAAATATGTATGCAATTAGAATGATTTTAATGATTGATAGCCATACTTACAATTATTCAAAGCCAAGATATTCTATCCCCTTAGTGGAACAACGACACCACGGTGTCTTCCCTTATAACCCAAAACTCGGATGTGCCTGGAGATTTATTCACAATCACCTAGATGGAGCATATTTACCCGGTAGACATTATTCGCGGCACGGGAATATAGTTTATAACTATCCTTCATTTATTTTAAAATTTTATTTTAGCCCTTGGAATGAACAGTCAAAGGCAAGAAAATTACAAATCACACCTACCCTTTCCAAAATGGGTGTTCAAATGGGGCTCCAAACACATTATGGACAATCTCCCGAAGAACTTGAAACCCGTTTTTTAGAGCTTAATAACGTAACACAAGATCTCCGTAATAATCCTGAATATCAAGAATTATTTCCAAAGTTCAAACCTTAA
- a CDS encoding NAD-dependent epimerase/dehydratase family protein has protein sequence MKKILITGGSGWIGKYVVHSLIEKGYEVHATYNKNKPSHLSCHWHKVNLLRDEEVKKLIYEIKPTYLVHLAWEAVPPKCYVSINNYYWLQSSISLIQHFTTCGGKRVVVAGTGAEYEWFNGVLFEDSPLLSYKTPYSLCKNALHSWLQSYAKQTGLSMSWGRIFHMYGPYEHGNRLISNIITSLLKNEEVLCTHGNQSRDFLHVSDVADALVTLLQCNVTGTINIASGHSVQIKELASIITKKIGKENLIKLGVIPFPKDEPLFVGVNVERLKTEVKWVPRYNLNEGIEETIFWWESFIKKHNDTQH, from the coding sequence ATGAAAAAAATCCTTATAACAGGCGGTAGTGGATGGATAGGTAAGTATGTTGTACATTCACTTATAGAAAAGGGCTATGAAGTGCACGCCACTTATAATAAAAATAAGCCTTCTCACCTTTCCTGCCATTGGCATAAAGTAAACTTGCTTCGCGATGAAGAAGTAAAGAAACTCATTTACGAAATTAAGCCTACTTATCTTGTTCATTTAGCTTGGGAAGCAGTGCCACCCAAATGCTATGTATCCATCAATAATTATTATTGGCTCCAGTCCAGTATTTCTTTAATTCAACACTTCACAACATGTGGTGGAAAACGAGTCGTTGTAGCAGGTACAGGTGCAGAGTATGAATGGTTTAACGGTGTATTATTTGAAGATTCTCCGCTTCTTTCCTATAAAACACCTTATTCATTATGTAAAAATGCATTACATTCCTGGTTACAATCGTACGCAAAACAAACCGGCCTCAGCATGAGCTGGGGCCGAATTTTTCATATGTATGGTCCTTATGAACATGGCAATCGTCTCATTTCTAATATTATCACTTCATTATTAAAAAACGAGGAAGTACTATGTACACATGGAAATCAATCTCGAGATTTTCTCCATGTGAGTGATGTCGCTGATGCTCTTGTTACCTTATTACAGTGTAACGTTACAGGTACGATAAATATCGCTTCTGGTCACTCTGTACAAATTAAAGAATTAGCTTCTATCATTACCAAAAAGATAGGAAAAGAAAATCTAATTAAACTAGGTGTTATCCCTTTTCCTAAAGATGAACCTTTATTTGTCGGTGTTAATGTGGAACGTTTAAAAACTGAAGTAAAATGGGTACCAAGATACAATCTAAACGAAGGAATTGAGGAAACTATTTTCTGGTGGGAATCATTTATAAAAAAGCATAACGATACGCAGCACTAA
- a CDS encoding pentapeptide repeat-containing protein, whose amino-acid sequence MTNHNDHLKANCEKCFGLCCVALPFAASVDFAVNKDGGKPCSNLQSDYKCSIHKDLRGKGYKGCTVFECFGAGQKISQVTFNGIDWRKDAKHARKMYDAFPVMHQLHEMLWYLTEALHLNGTQSIHKELSKAIEETERLSNLTADELMKVNIPLHRAEVNVLLLETSELVWKEMNVTRKKRISHRGADLMGANLKKKNLQGANLRGAYLIAANLNGADLRGADLIGADLRDADIRGTDFTNSIFLTQVQINAAKGDKHTKLPKVLSRPAHWPA is encoded by the coding sequence TTGACTAATCATAACGATCATTTAAAAGCAAACTGCGAAAAATGCTTCGGTTTATGTTGCGTGGCGTTACCGTTCGCAGCATCGGTAGATTTTGCGGTGAATAAAGATGGTGGGAAGCCATGTTCTAATTTACAGTCAGATTATAAATGTAGCATACATAAAGATCTCAGAGGAAAAGGTTATAAAGGTTGTACAGTATTTGAATGTTTTGGCGCTGGACAGAAGATTTCTCAAGTTACATTTAACGGGATTGATTGGCGGAAAGATGCTAAGCATGCGAGAAAAATGTATGATGCTTTTCCAGTTATGCATCAGCTTCATGAAATGCTGTGGTATTTGACTGAGGCTCTTCATTTAAATGGGACACAATCAATTCATAAAGAACTAAGTAAAGCAATTGAAGAGACAGAGCGCCTTTCGAATTTAACTGCGGACGAGTTAATGAAAGTAAATATCCCGTTACACCGTGCAGAAGTAAATGTTTTACTTTTAGAAACGAGTGAGCTAGTTTGGAAGGAAATGAATGTCACGCGTAAGAAACGAATTAGTCACCGCGGAGCAGACCTTATGGGAGCAAATCTGAAAAAGAAAAATTTGCAAGGGGCGAATTTAAGAGGAGCTTACTTAATTGCGGCTAACTTAAACGGTGCAGATTTAAGAGGAGCAGATCTCATCGGAGCAGATTTGCGAGATGCAGATATTCGCGGGACGGATTTTACAAATAGTATTTTTCTTACACAAGTTCAAATTAACGCGGCGAAAGGGGACAAACATACGAAATTACCGAAAGTGTTGTCTCGTCCAGCGCATTGGCCTGCGTAA
- a CDS encoding glycosyltransferase family 2 protein: protein MEKEEEIIITTTVISHFYNEEYLLPWWLMHHTKLFDHGILINKGSTDRSVEICKKFAPHWEVRDSAHPEFDALATDREVMHVEQELEGWKMILNTTEFLCVQDKKQFWKSLNEMGGKMYWLEGLIMVDNPDYSYPELKYDMPLMKQRFHGYLPEDWRLWRRGRFIHNNEHGSYTVGRHLTAHEFMNYPPLACIAWLGFSPWNDEMRKRKLQIGPTLSEGSKHAGMGTHHIITPERLEEWYRELARGTKDLRFSAAYRYAFL from the coding sequence ATAGAGAAAGAGGAGGAGATTATTATAACTACAACCGTTATTTCTCATTTTTACAATGAAGAATATTTATTACCGTGGTGGCTTATGCATCATACGAAACTGTTTGATCATGGTATTTTAATTAATAAAGGTTCTACAGATCGTTCAGTCGAAATTTGCAAAAAATTCGCACCGCATTGGGAAGTGCGAGATTCTGCACATCCAGAATTTGATGCGTTAGCAACTGACCGTGAAGTAATGCATGTAGAACAAGAATTAGAAGGTTGGAAAATGATTTTAAATACGACGGAGTTTCTTTGTGTTCAAGATAAAAAACAATTTTGGAAATCACTTAATGAAATGGGAGGAAAGATGTACTGGCTGGAAGGGCTTATCATGGTCGATAATCCTGACTATAGTTATCCAGAACTTAAGTATGATATGCCTTTAATGAAACAGCGATTTCATGGTTACTTACCAGAAGATTGGAGATTATGGAGAAGAGGTAGGTTCATTCATAATAATGAACATGGAAGCTACACAGTTGGAAGACATTTAACTGCACATGAATTTATGAATTACCCACCTCTTGCTTGTATTGCATGGCTTGGATTTAGTCCGTGGAATGATGAGATGAGGAAGAGAAAATTACAAATTGGTCCGACTCTTTCTGAAGGTAGTAAGCATGCAGGAATGGGGACACATCACATTATTACACCTGAAAGATTGGAAGAATGGTATAGGGAATTAGCGAGAGGGACGAAGGATTTACGTTTTAGTGCTGCGTATCGTTATGCTTTTTTATAA
- the gntK gene encoding gluconokinase, translated as MVSSKYMIGVDIGTTSTKSVLFSTDGSVIASHGIEYPLYSPTPEIAEQDPEEIFQAVIHTIKEVIQSSNVQPVDILCVSFSSAMHSVIAVDKEGNPLTRCITWADNRSASWAEKIKNDMNGHEIYLRTGTPIHPMSPLSKLVWLQNEQAELFAKSYKFISIKEYVFYKLFKEYVIDYSIASATGMFNLKSIKWDEEALRVAGISDEKLSTLVPTTHSLIGINEKLAKEMNVLVTTPFVVGASDGVLSNLGVNAIEPGVVAITIGTSGAVRVVTNHPVTDPKGRTFCYALTEDLWVIGGPVNNGGMIFRWVRDQLCTLEVEHAQRLGKDPYEVLTEIAAKVNPGSDGLLFHPYLAGERAPLWNANARGSFFGLGLHHKKEHLIRAVLEGIIYNLYTVLLALKELIGEPKKIQATGGFARSELWRQMMADIFHQDVYVPESFESSCLGAAILGLYSLGEVDTLHVVSEMVGANFYHEPNVESVEKYKDLTPIYIRLSRHLEEEYESIAAYQKKWV; from the coding sequence ATGGTGAGCTCGAAATATATGATCGGTGTAGATATTGGAACAACTAGTACAAAATCAGTTCTATTTTCGACTGATGGATCTGTTATTGCAAGTCATGGAATTGAATATCCTTTATATTCTCCCACGCCGGAAATAGCAGAACAAGATCCGGAAGAGATTTTTCAAGCAGTGATACATACGATTAAAGAAGTTATACAATCAAGTAATGTACAGCCGGTTGATATTCTTTGTGTTTCTTTTAGCTCGGCAATGCATAGCGTCATTGCTGTAGACAAAGAAGGAAATCCATTAACGCGATGTATTACTTGGGCAGATAATAGAAGCGCAAGCTGGGCAGAGAAAATAAAAAATGATATGAATGGTCATGAAATATATCTTCGTACTGGAACACCAATTCATCCTATGTCACCACTTTCGAAATTAGTTTGGCTTCAGAACGAGCAGGCAGAATTGTTCGCCAAAAGCTATAAATTCATTTCTATTAAAGAGTATGTTTTTTATAAGTTATTTAAGGAATATGTAATTGATTATTCTATAGCATCAGCGACAGGGATGTTCAATTTAAAATCTATAAAATGGGATGAGGAAGCTCTTCGTGTTGCGGGGATTTCAGATGAAAAACTTTCTACACTTGTTCCAACGACGCACAGCTTAATAGGAATAAATGAAAAACTCGCAAAAGAGATGAATGTACTTGTTACTACTCCTTTTGTAGTAGGTGCGAGTGATGGGGTATTATCGAATTTAGGTGTAAATGCAATAGAACCTGGAGTAGTTGCTATTACAATTGGTACGAGCGGTGCAGTGCGAGTTGTAACAAATCATCCTGTAACGGATCCGAAGGGTAGGACTTTTTGTTATGCGTTAACTGAGGATCTTTGGGTAATTGGCGGACCGGTTAATAACGGTGGTATGATTTTTAGGTGGGTTCGTGATCAATTGTGTACGTTAGAAGTTGAGCATGCGCAGCGTTTAGGAAAAGATCCATATGAAGTGCTTACGGAAATAGCAGCAAAAGTGAATCCTGGATCTGATGGTTTATTATTTCATCCATATTTAGCAGGAGAAAGAGCACCTTTATGGAACGCCAATGCACGAGGATCATTCTTTGGACTTGGATTGCATCATAAAAAAGAACATCTTATTCGCGCTGTTTTAGAAGGGATCATTTATAACTTGTATACAGTTCTTCTTGCTTTAAAAGAACTCATTGGTGAACCGAAAAAAATTCAAGCGACAGGTGGTTTTGCAAGGTCGGAACTTTGGAGACAGATGATGGCGGATATTTTTCATCAAGACGTATATGTTCCGGAAAGTTTCGAAAGCTCTTGCTTAGGAGCTGCGATTCTCGGTTTATATAGCTTAGGCGAAGTAGATACATTACACGTAGTTTCTGAAATGGTAGGTGCAAATTTTTATCATGAGCCAAACGTGGAAAGTGTGGAGAAATATAAAGATTTAACGCCAATCTATATTCGTCTGTCTCGTCACTTGGAAGAAGAATACGAAAGTATAGCAGCGTATCAAAAAAAGTGGGTTTAA
- the rfbF gene encoding glucose-1-phosphate cytidylyltransferase — MKAVILAGGYGTRIGEETHLKPKPMIEIGTKPILWHIMSLFSHYGITEFIICLGYKGYAIKEFFLNYNLHMSDFTIHLSDNTITNHSHRIEPWKVTLIDTGLNTETGGRVKKIQNYVGDEPFCLTYGDGLSNVNIKELIAFHKNHEKIATVTAVQPPGRFGSLVLDKQSVTSFQEKPLGDGGWVNGGFFVLNPDIFNYISGDKSIFETETLVQLVNKNELAAFQHTGFWHPMDTLRDKNKLVELWENNKAPWKVW, encoded by the coding sequence ATGAAAGCTGTTATTCTTGCTGGTGGGTACGGGACAAGGATTGGGGAAGAAACTCATTTAAAACCAAAACCTATGATTGAAATTGGAACAAAACCTATTCTATGGCACATTATGAGTTTGTTTAGTCATTACGGAATTACTGAATTTATTATTTGCTTAGGCTATAAAGGATATGCAATTAAAGAGTTCTTTTTAAATTACAACTTACACATGTCAGATTTCACAATACATTTAAGCGATAATACAATTACTAACCATTCTCATCGTATTGAACCTTGGAAAGTTACACTAATTGATACCGGTCTAAATACTGAAACGGGTGGACGGGTTAAAAAAATACAAAATTACGTCGGGGACGAACCTTTTTGCCTTACTTATGGTGATGGATTAAGTAATGTAAATATAAAGGAACTAATTGCATTTCATAAAAATCACGAAAAAATAGCTACTGTTACTGCCGTACAGCCTCCAGGAAGATTTGGATCTCTCGTTTTAGATAAACAATCTGTCACATCCTTTCAAGAGAAGCCACTAGGTGATGGTGGTTGGGTGAATGGTGGTTTTTTTGTTTTAAATCCTGATATTTTCAATTATATTAGCGGGGATAAATCTATTTTTGAAACAGAAACTTTAGTGCAGTTAGTAAATAAAAATGAATTAGCAGCCTTTCAACATACTGGTTTTTGGCATCCGATGGATACATTGCGCGATAAAAATAAATTAGTCGAGCTATGGGAAAATAATAAAGCTCCGTGGAAGGTTTGGTAA
- a CDS encoding DMT family transporter, with amino-acid sequence MKQTILGAICLSLAASIWGGMYVVSKYVLDFIPPLTLVWLRFIIAFVVLYVILKITEKKQKKKITIHKKDWLSFAWIGFIGYFISITCQFIGTKLSDAHTGSLVTSATPAFMVIFAALILKEKLTTRRLLSTIIATIGVIIVIGWDIEIGSYFIGTIILVGAAITWALLSIYVKIASARFSSLVITTYAIFFSLFFITPFMIWEFQSSPIEHMNMCVLLGVLYLGIVSTAGAFFLWNKGLELMDASIGSLFFFFQPIVGSILGWLLLNETLSSNFFIGGILIICSVIITTFEKRT; translated from the coding sequence ATGAAACAAACAATTTTAGGAGCTATATGTTTATCTCTAGCAGCAAGTATTTGGGGCGGTATGTACGTCGTTAGTAAATACGTACTCGACTTTATCCCGCCACTTACACTCGTTTGGCTACGTTTTATTATCGCTTTTGTTGTTTTATATGTGATTTTGAAAATAACTGAAAAAAAGCAAAAGAAAAAAATAACCATCCACAAAAAAGATTGGCTATCATTTGCTTGGATTGGATTCATCGGGTATTTCATTTCGATCACATGTCAATTTATCGGAACGAAATTATCCGATGCTCATACAGGCTCCTTAGTGACATCAGCTACCCCTGCATTTATGGTTATATTTGCAGCGCTCATTTTAAAAGAGAAACTAACTACTCGTAGACTTTTATCAACTATAATAGCGACAATCGGTGTCATTATCGTTATCGGATGGGATATTGAAATCGGCTCCTATTTTATCGGTACAATCATTTTAGTTGGAGCCGCTATTACGTGGGCTTTACTGTCCATTTATGTAAAAATCGCTTCAGCTCGATTTTCATCTTTAGTTATTACAACGTACGCAATATTTTTTTCACTCTTTTTCATTACACCTTTTATGATATGGGAATTCCAATCAAGTCCTATTGAACATATGAACATGTGCGTATTATTAGGCGTACTCTATTTAGGAATCGTCTCAACCGCAGGTGCATTTTTCCTTTGGAATAAAGGGTTAGAATTAATGGATGCTAGCATCGGTTCCTTATTTTTCTTCTTCCAACCGATCGTTGGTTCAATACTTGGCTGGCTTTTATTAAATGAGACATTAAGCAGTAACTTTTTCATTGGTGGTATCCTTATTATATGTAGCGTTATAATTACGACTTTTGAAAAGAGAACGTAG
- the rfbG gene encoding CDP-glucose 4,6-dehydratase, with protein MASSSFWNKKKVFITGHTGFKGSWLTLFLTSLGAEVIGYSFQLPSFPNLFEQGNVAKECTTIKGDITDYDSLFHALKQHTPDILFHLAAQPIVTTSYKNPIETFKTNVLGTVHVLEAAKHIESIRCIINVTSDKCYENDGSGNRAFVESDRLGGFDPYSASKACAELVATSYQKSFFRTNTQKIASVRAGNVIGGGDWAEDRLFPDIIRAYLQNDTLNIRNKNAIRPWQHVLDPLHGYILLAEKLWENTEYAEAWNFGPMNEPNRTVHDVIQSIMKLWNKPLTILSPLTNTPYESPTLTLDSTKAVNKLSWTPKLSTDHSIAWAVDWYKKYASGQNMESFTRQQIDAFKNL; from the coding sequence ATGGCTTCATCATCTTTTTGGAATAAGAAAAAAGTATTTATTACGGGACATACTGGCTTTAAAGGTTCATGGCTCACCCTTTTTTTAACTTCTTTAGGTGCAGAGGTCATCGGCTACTCTTTTCAGCTTCCATCCTTCCCTAACCTTTTTGAACAAGGTAACGTGGCAAAAGAGTGTACGACAATTAAAGGCGATATTACAGATTACGATTCTTTATTCCATGCCCTGAAACAACATACTCCTGACATACTATTTCATTTAGCAGCCCAACCAATCGTCACCACTTCATATAAAAATCCTATCGAAACATTTAAAACGAATGTTTTAGGTACTGTTCACGTATTAGAAGCGGCAAAACATATAGAAAGTATACGCTGCATCATTAATGTTACAAGCGATAAATGTTATGAAAATGATGGGAGCGGTAACCGGGCATTCGTGGAAAGCGACCGACTTGGAGGGTTTGATCCTTATAGTGCTAGTAAAGCTTGTGCTGAACTAGTTGCAACGTCATATCAAAAATCATTCTTCCGCACTAACACTCAGAAAATTGCCTCAGTCAGAGCAGGTAACGTCATCGGCGGCGGTGATTGGGCAGAAGACAGATTATTCCCAGATATCATTCGAGCGTATTTACAAAATGATACGTTAAATATTAGAAACAAAAACGCTATTCGCCCGTGGCAACACGTATTAGATCCTTTACATGGCTATATCCTTTTAGCTGAAAAACTTTGGGAAAATACCGAATATGCAGAAGCTTGGAATTTCGGCCCGATGAATGAACCTAACAGAACGGTTCATGATGTCATTCAATCTATAATGAAATTATGGAATAAACCACTAACAATCCTTTCTCCTCTTACAAATACTCCTTATGAATCACCTACTTTAACACTCGATAGTACAAAAGCAGTAAATAAACTCAGTTGGACTCCTAAGTTATCAACAGATCATTCTATCGCTTGGGCTGTTGATTGGTACAAAAAATATGCATCTGGTCAAAATATGGAATCTTTCACGCGACAACAAATCGATGCATTCAAAAATTTATAA